From a single Streptomyces sp. NBC_00377 genomic region:
- a CDS encoding helix-turn-helix domain-containing protein: MDVTTLYSIGELSRRTGLSVRTIRFYSDSGVVAPTTRSPAGYRLYDLDALLRLKLLRTLRELGMDLATIQRVLDRELSMTEVAAAHADAIDVQIRVLQLRRSVLRVVARRGSSPEETTLMHRLTQLSGEERRRLIDDFVDGTFGTVDADPTAVAMVRAATPDLPDDPTSEQVAAWVELAELVGDEDFRARMRRTAVRQAAGRPLDIECDAGEELMEFTRQKVAEAMESGIDPLSDRGAPVIDDLVHRFAEVLARTPDTEFRDWMAQQFEEAHDPRVDRYWRLVWIVNGWQVVPNLIPVYPWLIQALRNDRDA, encoded by the coding sequence ATGGACGTTACGACCCTCTACTCGATCGGGGAGCTTTCCCGACGGACCGGCTTGTCTGTGAGGACTATCCGGTTCTACTCCGATTCGGGGGTGGTGGCGCCGACCACCCGTAGTCCCGCCGGCTATCGGCTCTACGACCTCGACGCACTGCTTCGTCTGAAACTCCTTCGCACACTGCGCGAGCTGGGCATGGACCTGGCCACTATTCAACGGGTACTGGACCGCGAGCTCTCGATGACGGAAGTCGCCGCGGCGCACGCCGACGCCATAGACGTCCAGATCCGGGTGCTGCAACTGCGTCGGAGCGTTCTGCGAGTCGTAGCCAGACGCGGGTCCAGTCCTGAGGAGACCACACTCATGCACAGGCTCACACAGTTGTCCGGCGAGGAACGCCGACGTTTGATCGACGATTTCGTGGATGGCACCTTCGGCACAGTGGATGCCGACCCGACCGCGGTGGCCATGGTTCGCGCTGCCACTCCCGACCTCCCCGATGATCCGACCAGCGAGCAGGTCGCCGCGTGGGTGGAGCTCGCCGAGCTGGTCGGCGACGAGGATTTCCGTGCCCGGATGCGCCGGACGGCCGTACGTCAGGCCGCCGGGCGCCCGCTCGACATCGAATGCGATGCCGGCGAGGAACTGATGGAATTCACCCGTCAGAAGGTGGCCGAGGCCATGGAGTCGGGCATCGATCCGCTCAGCGACAGGGGCGCACCCGTCATCGACGACCTTGTGCACCGCTTCGCCGAGGTGCTCGCGCGCACCCCTGACACAGAATTCCGGGACTGGATGGCCCAGCAGTTCGAAGAGGCGCACGATCCCAGGGTGGACCGGTACTGGCGGCTGGTGTGGATCGTCAACGGTTGGCAGGTAGTACCGAACCTGATCCCGGTGTACCCCTGGCTCATCCAGGCCCTGCGAAATGACCGTGACGCATAG
- a CDS encoding SRPBCC family protein, with protein sequence MIHVEVTQPVNDQSQAGQDVLDRDEVWAGLRSKAENAVPFVVGMSECTVLERRQDGLVREVVVRGERIREDVSFQEGQRVSFHRRDDRATWVIHNEIGEDESGGLTLTFANEVLFHGQAAGADHDSEAAERMRVSTLQVVQNTLEVIRGMSAARAAEHAG encoded by the coding sequence GTGATTCACGTCGAGGTCACTCAGCCCGTCAACGATCAGTCTCAGGCTGGTCAGGACGTGCTTGACCGTGACGAGGTGTGGGCTGGTCTTCGCAGCAAAGCGGAGAATGCTGTCCCGTTCGTTGTCGGAATGTCAGAGTGCACCGTACTGGAGCGCAGGCAGGACGGCTTGGTGCGCGAGGTAGTGGTACGCGGTGAACGGATCCGCGAGGATGTCTCCTTCCAGGAAGGTCAGCGTGTCAGTTTCCACCGCCGGGACGACCGCGCTACGTGGGTGATTCACAACGAGATTGGTGAGGATGAGTCCGGCGGCCTGACCCTGACCTTCGCCAACGAGGTCCTGTTCCATGGCCAGGCAGCCGGGGCAGACCACGACAGCGAGGCCGCCGAGCGCATGCGTGTCAGCACCCTGCAGGTCGTGCAGAACACTCTGGAAGTCATCCGAGGGATGTCCGCAGCGCGTGCCGCCGAGCACGCCGGATAA
- a CDS encoding RNA polymerase sigma-70 factor: MTKTEEFQDLRPLLFSIAYRILGSVSEAEDAVQETWLRYQATSTQPGSAKAFLSTVVTRISIDVLRSARVRREEYVGPWLPEPLLTDPYEDPARSAELADSLSMAALLLLERLTPLERAVFVLREVFAFGFPEIASAVGRSEAACHQLAVRARRHMDAGRARFEADRKEREELAERFFDAFREGDVDGLAELLAADVSMIGDSGGKAPRFKPVVLGAGHVVRVLAAFVPLVIRSGGVVEPRQVNSQPGAIFRDRDGQVLSIWALDLLDGQIQTIHTVNNPDKLGHVGPVADAWVALREANQADRPKD; this comes from the coding sequence GTGACGAAGACGGAAGAGTTCCAGGACCTGCGGCCGCTGCTGTTCTCGATCGCCTACCGGATTCTGGGCAGTGTGAGCGAGGCCGAGGACGCGGTCCAGGAGACCTGGCTGCGCTACCAGGCCACCTCCACCCAGCCCGGGTCGGCCAAGGCGTTCCTGTCGACCGTGGTCACCCGGATCTCGATCGACGTGCTGCGCTCAGCCCGCGTCCGGCGGGAGGAGTATGTCGGACCGTGGCTCCCCGAACCGCTGCTGACCGACCCGTACGAGGATCCGGCGCGGTCGGCGGAGCTGGCGGACTCGCTGTCGATGGCGGCCCTGCTCCTGCTGGAGAGGCTCACCCCTCTCGAACGCGCGGTCTTCGTGTTGCGGGAGGTGTTCGCCTTCGGCTTCCCGGAGATCGCATCGGCCGTGGGGCGATCGGAGGCGGCGTGCCACCAGCTCGCGGTGCGGGCGCGCCGTCACATGGACGCGGGCCGGGCCCGGTTCGAGGCGGACCGGAAGGAGCGCGAGGAACTCGCCGAACGGTTCTTTGACGCCTTTCGGGAAGGGGATGTCGACGGGCTGGCCGAGCTGCTGGCCGCCGACGTGTCGATGATCGGCGACAGTGGCGGCAAGGCCCCGCGGTTCAAGCCGGTCGTCCTTGGTGCCGGGCACGTGGTCCGGGTGCTCGCGGCGTTCGTGCCGCTGGTTATCAGGAGCGGTGGTGTTGTGGAGCCGCGGCAGGTGAACAGCCAGCCGGGCGCGATCTTCCGCGACCGGGACGGCCAGGTCCTCAGCATCTGGGCGCTCGACCTACTCGACGGCCAGATCCAGACAATCCACACGGTGAACAACCCCGATAAGCTCGGGCACGTCGGTCCAGTAGCGGACGCCTGGGTGGCTCTCCGTGAGGCGAACCAGGCAGACCGGCCCAAAGATTGA
- a CDS encoding SDR family NAD(P)-dependent oxidoreductase: MSERTTHQKVALVTGANKGIGRGVAEQLAALGMTVLIGARDLRRGEEAAVAVRAADGDAHAVALDVTDQATVQEAAKQVEERFGYLDVLINNAGITGSGQVSPEEAHDQVPSSVDLDMVRAVFETNVFGVIAVTNAMIPLLRRSPAPRIVNVSSHAASLSLTSDPDGPFAALLPSAAYSPSKSALTALTVQYANELRKDGILVNAVAPGFVDTDSNNHTGFLTVAQGAAGVVRLAMLGADGPTAGFFSEEGPVPW, translated from the coding sequence ATGAGCGAGCGGACGACACATCAGAAGGTCGCGCTGGTTACCGGGGCGAACAAGGGGATCGGTCGTGGGGTTGCCGAGCAACTCGCTGCGCTGGGCATGACGGTCCTGATCGGTGCCAGAGACCTGCGGCGCGGTGAGGAAGCCGCTGTGGCGGTGCGCGCGGCCGACGGAGACGCGCACGCCGTCGCCTTGGACGTCACCGACCAGGCCACCGTCCAGGAGGCCGCGAAGCAGGTTGAGGAGCGGTTCGGCTACCTCGACGTACTGATCAACAACGCCGGCATCACCGGCTCTGGGCAGGTCTCGCCCGAAGAGGCCCACGACCAAGTCCCCAGTTCTGTCGACTTGGACATGGTCCGGGCGGTGTTCGAGACCAACGTCTTCGGGGTGATTGCGGTGACCAACGCCATGATTCCACTGCTGCGGCGGTCGCCGGCGCCACGCATCGTCAACGTCAGCAGCCACGCCGCGTCGTTGAGTCTCACCAGCGATCCGGACGGCCCCTTCGCGGCACTGCTGCCGTCGGCTGCATATTCGCCGTCCAAGAGCGCACTGACCGCGCTGACCGTGCAGTACGCCAATGAGCTGCGGAAGGACGGCATCCTTGTCAACGCAGTCGCCCCCGGCTTCGTCGACACGGACAGCAACAACCACACCGGATTCCTTACGGTCGCGCAGGGTGCCGCAGGCGTGGTGCGCCTGGCCATGCTCGGCGCGGATGGCCCGACCGCCGGATTCTTCAGTGAGGAGGGCCCGGTGCCCTGGTGA
- a CDS encoding SDR family oxidoreductase has translation MKMTGNTILITGGTSGIGLGLAVRLHEAGNKVIVAGRRKELLDEITAEHPGIDAVVLDVADPDSIARAREAVAASHPGLNVLVNNAGIQLLESVLDPAGLQVAEDHVATNLLGTIRMTYAFLPLLVGKDDAAVMNVTSALAFVPFPITPTYSATKAALHSFSESLRIQLASADAGVQVIEVVPAGVRTTLMGQQDSEQSMPLDDFLTEVLDLLREKPDAKELVVEPARFIRDAVATGSYDDVLAMMTGS, from the coding sequence ATGAAGATGACTGGCAACACGATCCTGATCACCGGCGGCACCTCTGGCATCGGTCTCGGCCTGGCGGTGCGTCTGCACGAGGCTGGCAACAAGGTGATTGTCGCCGGCCGGCGCAAGGAACTCCTTGACGAGATCACGGCCGAGCACCCGGGTATCGACGCGGTCGTCCTCGATGTCGCGGACCCTGACTCGATTGCCCGGGCCCGTGAGGCCGTGGCGGCGAGCCACCCGGGGTTGAACGTCCTGGTCAACAACGCCGGCATTCAACTGCTGGAGAGCGTCCTTGACCCGGCAGGACTCCAGGTCGCCGAGGATCACGTCGCGACCAATCTGCTCGGCACGATCCGGATGACGTACGCCTTCCTGCCGCTGCTGGTGGGCAAGGACGACGCGGCCGTCATGAATGTCACCTCCGCGCTGGCGTTCGTACCGTTCCCGATCACGCCGACCTACAGCGCGACCAAGGCCGCGCTGCACTCCTTCTCCGAGAGCCTGCGTATCCAGCTCGCCAGTGCTGACGCCGGTGTCCAGGTGATAGAGGTGGTCCCGGCGGGCGTGCGCACGACCCTGATGGGCCAGCAGGACAGCGAGCAGTCCATGCCGTTGGACGACTTCCTCACCGAGGTCCTCGATCTGCTGCGTGAGAAGCCCGACGCGAAGGAGCTGGTCGTCGAGCCCGCAAGGTTCATCCGCGACGCGGTGGCCACCGGCTCCTACGACGACGTCCTCGCCATGATGACCGGTAGCTGA
- a CDS encoding class I SAM-dependent RNA methyltransferase yields the protein MQAEPKKSQAVSLVGQEYEVEIGPVAHGGHCIARTEAGQVLFVRHTLPGERVVARVTEGEEGARYLRADAVRVLEASKDRVEAPCPYAGPGRCGGCDWQHAKPGAQRRLKGEVVAEQLLRLAGLTPEEAGWDGTVMPAEGDKLPPGQVPSWRTRVQYAVDADGNAGLRRHRSHEVEPIEHCMIAAPGVSELGIEDRDWSGMASVDAIAATGSQDRMVILEPRPGARLPLVELDRPVSVMRVEEHDGGIHRVHGRAFVRERADGRTYRVGSGGFWQVHPQAADTLVKAVMQGLLPRKGDMALDLYCGVGLFAGALADRLGDKGAVLGIESGKRAVEDARHNLAGFERVRIEQGKVEAVLPRTGIDEVDLIVLDPPRAGAGKKTVEHLVSLGARKIAYVACDPAALARDLAYFRDGGYKVRTLRAFDLFPMTHHVECVAILEPASKAP from the coding sequence ATGCAGGCAGAACCGAAGAAGTCGCAGGCGGTGTCGCTCGTCGGGCAGGAGTACGAGGTCGAGATCGGCCCCGTCGCCCACGGCGGCCACTGCATCGCCCGGACCGAGGCCGGCCAGGTGCTGTTCGTCCGGCACACGCTGCCCGGCGAGCGGGTCGTGGCCCGGGTGACCGAGGGCGAGGAAGGGGCCCGGTACCTGCGCGCGGACGCGGTGCGGGTGCTGGAGGCGTCCAAGGACCGGGTCGAGGCACCCTGCCCGTACGCCGGCCCCGGCCGCTGCGGCGGCTGCGACTGGCAGCACGCCAAGCCGGGCGCCCAGCGCCGCCTCAAGGGCGAGGTCGTCGCCGAGCAGCTGCTGCGGCTCGCGGGCCTCACGCCCGAGGAGGCCGGCTGGGACGGCACCGTGATGCCGGCCGAGGGAGACAAGCTGCCGCCAGGTCAGGTGCCCTCCTGGCGCACTCGCGTCCAGTACGCGGTGGACGCCGACGGCAACGCCGGCCTGCGACGCCACCGTTCGCACGAGGTCGAGCCGATCGAGCACTGCATGATCGCGGCACCCGGTGTCAGCGAGCTGGGCATCGAGGACCGCGACTGGTCAGGGATGGCGTCCGTCGACGCGATCGCCGCCACCGGCTCCCAGGACCGCATGGTCATCCTGGAGCCCCGGCCCGGCGCCCGGCTTCCTCTCGTCGAACTCGACAGGCCCGTCTCCGTCATGCGCGTCGAGGAGCACGACGGCGGCATCCACCGTGTCCACGGCCGCGCGTTCGTGCGCGAGCGGGCCGACGGCCGGACGTACCGCGTCGGCAGCGGCGGCTTCTGGCAGGTACACCCGCAGGCCGCCGACACCCTCGTCAAGGCGGTCATGCAGGGCCTGCTGCCGCGCAAGGGCGACATGGCGCTCGACCTGTACTGCGGTGTGGGCCTCTTCGCGGGCGCCCTCGCCGACCGCCTCGGCGACAAGGGCGCGGTCCTCGGCATCGAGTCCGGCAAGCGCGCCGTCGAGGACGCCCGGCACAACCTCGCCGGGTTCGAGCGGGTGCGGATCGAGCAGGGCAAGGTGGAGGCGGTGCTTCCGCGCACCGGCATCGACGAGGTCGACCTGATCGTCCTGGATCCGCCCCGGGCGGGCGCGGGCAAGAAGACGGTCGAGCATCTGGTGTCCCTGGGGGCCCGGAAGATCGCGTACGTGGCCTGCGACCCGGCGGCCCTCGCCCGCGACCTGGCGTACTTCCGCGACGGCGGCTACAAGGTGCGGACGCTGCGGGCGTTCGATCTGTTCCCGATGACGCACCACGTGGAGTGCGTGGCGATTCTCGAACCGGCTTCAAAGGCGCCCTGA
- a CDS encoding APC family permease yields MSKLTDVPKRILIGRALRSDRLGETLLPKRIALPVFASDPLSSVAYAPGEVLLVLSIAGVSAYHFSPWIALAVVVLMFTVVASYRQNVHAYPSGGGDYEVATTNLGPKAGLTVASALLVDYVLTVAVSIASGIENLGSAVPFVVEHKVACAVAVIVLLTLMNLRGVKESGKLFAIPTYVFVAGVFIMIAWGAFRGLVLDDTMRAPTAAYTIKAEHQGLAGFALVFLLLRAFSSGCAALTGVEAISNGVPAFRKPKSKNAASTLAAMGLLAVTMFCGIIVLALVTDVRMAENPAADLLHNGVAVGAGYVQNPVITQVAEAVFGKGSFLFIVLAAATALVLFLAANTAYNGFPVLGSILAQDRYLPRQLHTRGDRLAFSNGIVLLAGAATLLVVIYGADSTRLIQLYIVGVFVSFTLSQIGMVRHWNRLLATETDQLKRRHMIRSRAINTFGAFFTGLVLVVVLVTKFTHGAWVALLGMVIFYGTMTAIRRHYDGVSAEIAAPEGPSDDTVRPSRVHSVLLISKIHRPTLRALAYAKLMRSDTLEALTVNVDPVETKTLRDEWERRGIDVPLKVLDSPYREVTRPVIEYVKSLRHESPRDAVSVIIPEYVVGHWYEHLLHNQSALRLKGRLLFTPGVMVTSVPYQLQSSEVAKKRARRRSEWNAPGAVRRGPLQEGRPKEPSGSGATPGSTEPSGPGKPSGSGKAPGSSGPDAKN; encoded by the coding sequence GTGTCCAAACTGACCGACGTGCCCAAACGGATTCTGATCGGGCGCGCACTGCGCAGTGATCGGCTCGGAGAAACGCTCCTGCCGAAGCGCATCGCTCTGCCCGTATTCGCTTCCGACCCGTTGTCCTCCGTGGCCTACGCGCCTGGGGAGGTACTGCTGGTCCTGTCCATCGCGGGCGTGTCGGCCTACCACTTCAGCCCGTGGATCGCCCTCGCGGTCGTCGTGCTGATGTTCACGGTGGTCGCCTCCTACCGGCAGAACGTCCACGCCTATCCCAGCGGCGGCGGCGACTACGAGGTGGCCACCACCAACCTCGGCCCCAAGGCCGGCCTGACCGTCGCGAGCGCGCTGCTCGTCGACTACGTCCTGACCGTCGCCGTCTCCATCGCCTCCGGCATCGAGAACCTCGGTTCCGCTGTCCCGTTCGTCGTCGAGCACAAGGTGGCCTGCGCGGTCGCCGTGATCGTGCTGCTGACGCTGATGAACCTGCGCGGCGTCAAGGAGTCCGGGAAGCTCTTCGCCATCCCGACCTACGTCTTCGTCGCGGGCGTCTTCATCATGATCGCCTGGGGCGCCTTCCGCGGGCTGGTGCTCGACGACACCATGCGCGCGCCGACCGCCGCGTACACGATCAAGGCCGAGCACCAGGGCCTGGCCGGTTTCGCCCTGGTCTTCCTGCTGCTGCGCGCCTTCTCCTCCGGCTGTGCCGCGCTCACCGGTGTGGAGGCGATCTCCAACGGCGTCCCCGCCTTCCGCAAGCCCAAGTCGAAGAACGCGGCGAGCACGCTCGCGGCGATGGGCCTGCTGGCCGTCACCATGTTCTGCGGCATCATCGTCCTGGCCCTGGTCACCGACGTCCGGATGGCCGAGAACCCGGCCGCCGACCTGCTGCACAACGGCGTCGCGGTCGGCGCCGGATACGTCCAGAACCCGGTGATCACCCAGGTCGCCGAGGCCGTCTTCGGCAAGGGCAGCTTCCTGTTCATCGTGCTCGCCGCCGCCACGGCCCTGGTGCTGTTCCTGGCCGCGAACACCGCCTACAACGGCTTCCCGGTGCTCGGCTCGATCCTCGCCCAGGACCGCTACCTGCCCCGCCAGCTGCACACCCGCGGCGACCGCCTCGCCTTCTCCAACGGCATCGTGCTGTTGGCCGGCGCCGCCACCCTGCTCGTCGTCATCTACGGCGCGGACTCCACGCGGCTGATCCAGCTGTACATCGTCGGCGTGTTCGTGTCCTTCACGCTCAGCCAGATCGGCATGGTCCGGCACTGGAACCGCCTCCTGGCGACCGAGACCGACCAGCTCAAGCGGCGGCACATGATCCGCTCCCGAGCGATCAACACCTTCGGCGCCTTCTTCACCGGGCTGGTCCTGGTCGTCGTCCTGGTCACCAAGTTCACGCACGGAGCGTGGGTCGCCCTGCTCGGCATGGTGATCTTCTACGGGACGATGACCGCGATCCGCCGCCACTACGACGGCGTGTCCGCGGAGATCGCCGCTCCCGAGGGCCCCAGTGACGACACCGTCCGGCCCTCGCGTGTCCACTCGGTGCTGCTGATCTCCAAGATCCACCGTCCGACGTTGCGCGCTCTCGCCTACGCCAAGCTCATGCGCTCCGACACCCTCGAGGCGCTCACCGTCAACGTCGACCCGGTCGAGACGAAGACGCTGCGCGACGAGTGGGAACGGCGGGGGATCGACGTACCGCTGAAGGTCCTGGACTCGCCCTACCGGGAGGTCACGCGACCGGTCATCGAGTACGTCAAGAGCCTGCGGCACGAGTCGCCGCGCGACGCGGTGTCGGTGATCATCCCGGAGTACGTGGTCGGACACTGGTACGAGCACCTGCTGCACAACCAGAGCGCGCTGCGGCTCAAGGGCCGACTGCTGTTCACGCCGGGCGTCATGGTCACGTCCGTCCCGTACCAGCTCCAGTCCTCGGAGGTGGCGAAGAAGCGCGCCCGCAGGCGCTCGGAGTGGAACGCCCCGGGTGCGGTGCGGCGCGGTCCCCTCCAGGAGGGGCGGCCGAAGGAGCCGTCGGGTTCGGGCGCGACGCCCGGTTCGACCGAGCCCTCGGGTCCGGGCAAGCCGTCGGGTTCGGGCAAGGCACCGGGCTCCTCGGGTCCGGACGCGAAGAACTGA
- a CDS encoding potassium channel family protein — MHIVIMGCGRVGSALAQTLEQQGHTVAVIDQDPTAFRRLGSGFGGRRVTGVGFDQDTLREAGIEEAGAFAAVSSGDNSNIIAARVAREMFGIENVAARIYDPRRAEVYQRLGIPTVATVRWTADQMLRRLLPSGAEPLWRDPTGGVQLAEVHAAPSWVGHKISKLQEETGVRVAFLTRLGEAILPSSQTVLQEGDLVHVMLRSDEVEKVEASFAEGPKEDGH; from the coding sequence GTGCACATCGTCATCATGGGCTGCGGCAGAGTGGGTTCCGCTCTCGCCCAGACCCTGGAGCAACAGGGGCACACGGTCGCCGTGATCGACCAGGACCCCACCGCCTTCCGACGACTGGGCTCCGGTTTCGGCGGCCGTCGTGTCACCGGAGTCGGCTTCGACCAGGACACCCTGCGCGAGGCGGGCATCGAGGAGGCAGGCGCCTTCGCGGCCGTGTCCAGCGGCGACAACTCCAACATCATCGCCGCCCGCGTGGCTCGTGAGATGTTCGGCATCGAGAACGTCGCCGCCCGCATCTACGACCCCCGCCGCGCCGAGGTGTACCAGCGCCTCGGCATCCCCACCGTCGCCACCGTCCGGTGGACGGCAGACCAGATGCTGCGCCGGCTGCTCCCCTCCGGCGCCGAGCCGCTGTGGCGCGACCCGACCGGCGGCGTCCAGCTCGCCGAGGTGCACGCCGCTCCGTCCTGGGTCGGCCACAAGATCAGCAAGCTCCAGGAGGAGACGGGCGTCCGCGTGGCGTTCCTCACCCGTCTCGGCGAGGCGATCCTGCCCTCCTCCCAGACGGTGCTCCAGGAAGGCGACCTCGTGCACGTGATGCTGCGCAGCGACGAGGTCGAGAAGGTCGAGGCCTCGTTCGCCGAGGGCCCCAAGGAGGACGGTCACTGA
- a CDS encoding potassium channel family protein: MRVAIAGAGAVGRSIAGELLENGHEVLLVDKAPTAISVERVPQAEWLLADACEITSLDEAALQRCNVVIAATGDDKVNLVVSLLAKTEYGVPRVVARVNNPKNEWLFNESWGVDVAVSTPRLMSALVEEAVSVGDLVRLLRFSHGDANLVELTLPEESALAGTQVGDVEWPEDTSLVTIIRGTRVLTPTREDSLEPGDELLFVAAQAREEQLEDLLSVRRDDTGS, encoded by the coding sequence ATGAGGGTCGCCATTGCCGGAGCCGGCGCCGTCGGCCGCTCGATCGCGGGCGAGCTGCTGGAGAACGGCCACGAGGTCCTGCTCGTGGACAAGGCGCCGACCGCGATCTCGGTCGAGCGCGTCCCGCAGGCGGAGTGGCTCCTTGCCGACGCCTGCGAGATCACCTCCCTCGACGAGGCCGCGCTCCAGCGCTGCAACGTCGTGATCGCCGCGACCGGCGACGACAAGGTCAACCTGGTCGTCTCGCTGCTGGCCAAGACGGAGTACGGGGTCCCGCGCGTCGTCGCCCGGGTGAACAACCCGAAGAACGAGTGGCTGTTCAACGAGTCCTGGGGCGTCGACGTGGCCGTCTCGACGCCGCGTCTGATGTCGGCCCTGGTCGAGGAGGCGGTGAGTGTCGGCGACCTGGTCCGGTTGCTCCGCTTCAGTCACGGCGACGCCAACCTCGTCGAACTGACCCTCCCCGAGGAGTCGGCCCTGGCCGGCACCCAGGTCGGCGACGTGGAGTGGCCGGAGGACACGTCTTTGGTCACCATCATCCGCGGCACCCGGGTCCTCACCCCGACCCGCGAGGACTCCCTCGAGCCGGGCGACGAACTGCTGTTCGTGGCCGCCCAGGCGAGAGAGGAACAGCTGGAGGACCTCCTGTCGGTCCGCAGGGACGACACCGGCAGCTGA
- a CDS encoding DUF3159 domain-containing protein: MTSLDKPTEDTTADDTAAADARAVTEAALFEAFGGVRGMVETVVPGLLFVTIFTINKDLHMSAIAALAVSLILVVVRLVRKDTVKHAFSGVFGVAFGVVFAMMTGNAKDFYLPGMLYTLGLALAYIVTTLCGVPLIGLILGPVFKENLSWRTRNPGRKKAYAKASWAWGLILLAKCAILFPLYWWADTAQLGWVLIALKIPPFLLAVWLTWVFLAKAPAPIDVFAEMEAEEKAAAAEAAAASEAGGRHRREG, encoded by the coding sequence GTGACGTCGCTCGACAAGCCGACCGAAGACACGACCGCGGACGACACGGCCGCGGCCGACGCCCGGGCGGTGACCGAGGCCGCGCTGTTCGAAGCGTTCGGCGGGGTGCGGGGCATGGTCGAGACGGTCGTGCCCGGCCTGCTCTTCGTCACGATCTTCACGATCAACAAGGACCTGCACATGTCCGCGATCGCCGCGCTCGCGGTGTCGCTGATCCTGGTCGTGGTCCGCCTGGTGCGGAAGGACACGGTCAAGCACGCCTTCAGCGGGGTCTTCGGCGTCGCCTTCGGTGTCGTCTTCGCGATGATGACCGGCAACGCCAAGGACTTCTATCTGCCGGGCATGCTGTACACGCTGGGCCTCGCCCTCGCCTACATCGTCACCACGCTCTGCGGGGTGCCGTTGATCGGCCTGATCCTGGGTCCGGTCTTCAAGGAGAACCTCTCCTGGCGGACCCGCAACCCGGGCCGCAAGAAGGCGTACGCCAAGGCCAGCTGGGCGTGGGGGCTGATCCTGCTCGCCAAGTGCGCGATCCTGTTCCCGCTGTACTGGTGGGCCGACACCGCGCAGCTGGGCTGGGTGCTGATCGCCCTGAAGATCCCGCCGTTCCTGCTCGCCGTCTGGCTGACGTGGGTCTTCCTCGCGAAGGCGCCCGCGCCGATCGACGTGTTCGCGGAGATGGAGGCGGAGGAGAAGGCCGCTGCCGCGGAGGCGGCGGCTGCTTCGGAGGCCGGTGGGCGGCACCGTCGGGAGGGTTAG
- a CDS encoding OB-fold nucleic acid binding domain-containing protein codes for MSAVPRSEKPVGRFRRMLDRLSSSQEDLESEELREDTETAGCTRIGDCQDRQIVTVTGTLRTVTLRPRAGVPALEAELFDGSAALDVVWLGRRSIVGIEPGRRLIASGRVSMSRGRRVLFNPKYELRPLGRE; via the coding sequence ATGAGTGCTGTTCCTCGTTCCGAAAAGCCGGTGGGCCGGTTCCGGCGCATGCTCGACCGGCTCTCCTCGTCGCAGGAGGACCTGGAGTCCGAGGAGCTGCGGGAGGACACCGAGACGGCCGGCTGCACGCGGATCGGGGACTGCCAGGACCGCCAGATCGTCACGGTTACTGGTACCTTGCGCACGGTCACCCTGCGGCCGCGCGCCGGAGTTCCGGCCCTGGAGGCCGAGCTGTTCGACGGCAGCGCCGCGCTGGACGTGGTGTGGCTGGGCAGGCGCTCCATAGTGGGGATAGAACCGGGGCGCAGGCTCATCGCATCGGGGCGGGTCTCCATGAGCCGGGGCCGCCGGGTGCTGTTCAACCCCAAGTACGAACTGAGACCCCTGGGTAGGGAGTAG
- a CDS encoding response regulator, whose product MLSPAGGTPKAPTRVLVVDDEPQIVRALVINLRARKYDVDAAHDGATALELAAARHPDVVVLDLGLPDMDGVEVIRGLRGWTRVPILVLSARHSSDEKVEALDAGADDYVTKPFGMDELLARLRAAVRRAEPAAGGEDEVLVETEGFTVDLAAKKVDRAGKDVRLTPTEWHLLEVLVRNTGRLVSQKQLLQEVWGPSYGTETNYLRVYMAQLRRKLEADPSHPRHFVTEPGMGYRFER is encoded by the coding sequence ATGCTGAGCCCGGCTGGGGGGACACCCAAGGCCCCCACCAGGGTGCTCGTGGTCGACGACGAGCCGCAGATCGTCCGCGCCCTCGTGATCAACCTCAGGGCCCGCAAGTACGACGTCGACGCGGCGCACGACGGCGCCACCGCCCTCGAACTGGCCGCCGCCCGCCACCCGGACGTCGTCGTCCTCGACCTGGGACTGCCCGACATGGACGGCGTCGAGGTGATCAGAGGGCTGCGCGGCTGGACCAGGGTGCCGATCCTGGTGCTGTCCGCCCGGCACTCCTCGGACGAGAAGGTCGAGGCGCTCGACGCGGGCGCCGACGACTACGTCACCAAGCCGTTCGGCATGGACGAGCTGCTGGCCCGGCTGCGGGCCGCCGTCCGCCGGGCCGAACCCGCCGCGGGCGGCGAGGACGAGGTCCTGGTGGAGACGGAGGGATTCACCGTCGACCTGGCCGCGAAGAAGGTCGACCGGGCCGGCAAGGACGTACGGCTGACCCCCACGGAGTGGCACCTGCTGGAGGTGCTGGTGCGCAACACCGGCCGACTGGTCAGCCAGAAACAGCTGCTCCAGGAGGTGTGGGGGCCGTCGTACGGGACGGAGACCAACTACCTGCGGGTGTACATGGCGCAGCTGAGACGCAAGCTCGAGGCGGATCCCTCGCATCCCAGGCACTTCGTCACCGAACCCGGGATGGGATACCGGTTCGAGCGCTAG